In Gossypium hirsutum isolate 1008001.06 chromosome D06, Gossypium_hirsutum_v2.1, whole genome shotgun sequence, one genomic interval encodes:
- the LOC107900185 gene encoding L10-interacting MYB domain-containing protein-like yields MTNFEKETGKGFSQRQLKNRWDALKKEWKAWKKLKGEDTGLGWNPIKRTVDASDEWWGSRLQVVPEAKKFKTSGIDPEFERKLDQMFMGIVATGDKAWTPSFGTLRSDLFEDVKNEIPEESEEENMRNDVHISNDVQIDGNGQKKNLETSSSHFKTGIKKFSKQIGRAARLSSQIEKLCNAADNMSQVTSSLTPVMDPYGIPQAVKMLDSMSEEVPEASPLYFFALRLLLNKDK; encoded by the exons ATGACCAACTTTGAGAAAGAAACGGGCAAGGGTTTTTCACAAAGACAACTTAAAAATAGGTGGGATGCCCTAAAAAAAGAATGGAAAGCTTGGAAGAAACTTAAAGGCGAAGATACTGGTTTAGGGTGGAATCCTATAAAAAGAACCGTTGATGCATCTGATGAATGGTGGGGGAGTAGGCTCCAG GTTGTGCCTGaagctaaaaaatttaaaacatcagGCATTGATCCTGAATTCGAAAGGAAGTTGGATCAAATGTTCATGGGGATAGTTGCAACAGGTGATAAAGCATGGACACCTTCTTTTGGTACACTCCGTAGTGATCTTTTTGAGGATGTTAAAAATGAAATACCTGAAGAGAGTGAAgaagaaaatatgagaaatgatgttcacatttcaaatgatgttcaaattgatggaaacggtcaaaaaaaaaatcttgagaCGTCAAGTTCACATTTTAAAACTGGAATAAAGAAATTCTCAAAGCAAATTGGAAGGGCTGCAAGATTGTCCAGTCAAATAGAAAAACTATGCAATGCAGCTGACAATATGAGTCAAGTCACATCTAGTTTGACTCCTGTTATGGATCCATATGGTATTCCACAAGCAGTCAAAATGCTTGACAGCATGTCGGAAGAAGTTCCAGAAGCTAGTCCGCTATACTTTTTCGCACTTAGATTATTGCTCAATAAGGACAAATga
- the LOC107901993 gene encoding equilibrative nucleotide transporter 3, translated as MTNVYEGESPSRLEGKLSAMIVCWILGFGSLISWNSMLTIGDYYYNLFPDYHPSRVLTLVYQPFAFGTMSILAYNEAKINTRRRNIFGYSLFVASTFMLLVLDLATSGRGGLGSFIGICVIVAFFGVADACVQGGIVGDLSFMLPDFIQSFFAGLAASGALTSALRLITKAAFEKSNNGLRKGAMLFLAISTLFEFLCVLLYTYFFPKLPIVKYFRSKAALEGSKTVQADLAAAGIQTKEDHNEQNERLSNKQLFIQNIDYALDLFLLYVLTLSIFPGFLYENTGEHKLGTWYSLVLIASYNVWDLISRYLPLVKFLKIESRKGLTIAILSRFLLIPAFYFTAKYGDQGWMILLVSFLGLTNGHLTVCVMTAAPKGYKGPEQNALGNILVLCLLLGIFAGVSLDWLWLIGKKNAF; from the exons ATGACTAATGTTTATGAAGGAGAATCACCTTCAAGGCTTGAG GGAAAACTGAGTGCCATGATTGTTTGTTGGATTTTGGGATTTGGATCTCTCATCTCTTGGAATAGTATGCTCACAATTGGagattattattataatttgtttcCT GACTACCATCCTTCAAGGGTGCTTACTCTGGTTTATCAACCCTTTGCCTTTGGAACAATGTCAATATTGGCATACAACGAAGCAAAGATTAATACTAGGCGGAGGAACATATTTGGATACTCACTTTTCGTTGCAAGTACTTTCATGCTCTTAGTG TTAGATTTAGCTACATCAGGGAGAGGAGGACTTGGATCTTTCATTGGTATATGTGTTATTGTTGCTTTTTTTGGAGTTGCAGACGCCTGTGTTCAAGGTGGAATTGTTGGCGATTTGTCTTTCATGCTCCCTGACTTTATCCAG TCCTTCTTTGCTGGTTTGGCTGCATCTGGTGCCTTGACCTCTGCTTTAAGGCTTATCACAAAAGCAGCCTTTGAAAAGTCTAACAATGGTCTTCGTAAAGGGGCAA TGTTGTTTCTAGCTATTTCTACATTATTTGAGTTCCTATGTGTCCTATTGTATACATATTTCTTCCCCAAATTGCCAATAGTGAAGTACTTCCGCTCTAAGGCAGCTTTAGAAGGATCAAAAACTGTTCAAGCTGATCTTGCGGCTGCTGGTATCCAAACAAAAGAAGACCAT AATGAACAGAATGAGAGGCTAAGCAACAAAcaattattcattcaaaacatAGATTATGCGCTAGACCTGTTTCTATTATACGTCTTAACACTATCGATTTTCCCTGGATTCTTATACGAAAACACTGGTGAACATAAGTTGGGTACATG GTATTCACTTGTGTTGATAGCATCTTACAATGTGTGGGATTTGATATCAAGATAtcttccccttgtgaaattcttGAAGATAGAGTCAAGGAAAGGCCTTACGATTGCAATACTTTCTCGTTTCTTACTGATCCCTGCCTTTTACTTCACTGCCAAGTATGGTGATCAAGGATGGATGATATTGCTCGTATCATTCCTGGGATTAACAAATGGTCACCTTACGGTCTGTGTGATGACTGCAGCACCTAAAGGTTATAAG GGGCCAGAACAAAATGCCTTGGGTAATATACTAGTGCTATGTCTATTACTTGGGATATTTGCAGGGGTTTCTTTGGATTGGTTGTGGCTCATTGGTAAAAAGAATGCCTTTTAA